CAACATTCTCATTTTCGGCTTGATTGTCCAACTTGCTCTCGCTGTCtcctgtcatgctgtcagtgcGCCCACTGAAGCTGTCGGCTGTTTTTACCATGACAGGCGGCGGCGCTCCTCCTCTCCTTCCTTTCAATTGTATATTTCCTTTGGAgcgttgtgtgtttgtttccatGCAGACAAAAATAAAGCGTAAACTTTTACTTGAGTCTTGACTACtagaaaaagaaacatttccATGAAGTTCTAGTTATTACGTGTAAATATTACGGTTATATTTTGCTAACAAGTGAAACAACTTGAGAAATACCCTTACAAGTACAGAAGGCAGAACGTTTTGAATGCAGTGCCATGGCCAGAATGAGGTTTGCAACCTCAATGCATGTAATGCTGCTACAACCAAAGTTTGCATTCTGTAGCCTATGTAATGTAGAAATTCCGGTTTTGGTTTATAGAGGGGCGTCACTttcaggggcggatttagtgatttggggccctaggcaaatccatgtatgggggccccaactatgcaccattttacattactgcaacccttatttttcttcctcctcaaagcacacaacttttcacccccagtcaaagtgacagggggaaaataagcttaataaacacagatgctgactaataaaaatatatataataatgaattcccaagtgaaaaacatgggatatgtgtcttaacaaaacacttatattaaagttctaaaaaaaattgatgaaatgaaaactaatatgttatataaagcattaaatttattcaatcaaaaagaaaagttgaaaattttaatataagccttttttataagacctttagcccataagtaaccagtctaactaaatgagcaaagctcattcacaccctactttctcttgtagttcactgagctttgaatgattcactgatctcttaaattctgtgtaaacgaattggttcaaaggagtcatttgtttgcgagtcatTCTGATCGCAATTtgcgttcatactggcaaactcgctgtgtacaaaataacgctgattcaacaagccaacttcacagctaaaaacattagaatgatgtacagcaagttaatttaggaaatcttttccataaattcaagaaaatgtaaattgaacgtaaaactcctgaacagccgtgaaacacagctaatacagctcctaatatagctattttactgaactcttcagggtctcactgctggtaacgaaacagcgcctccattgtttcgtaactgcagttacaaatgacaatctgttcaATAATGCACgctgtgttttttgtgaagacactcgacatatttttgacaagagtctaaggcggcacgaaatttgattgaggcagctgcctccaatttctttatgcaggaaaaaccctgatctgggattactatatacaaagtgtgccctctctccgtcctttcatgcatttaaatgtgaccaaatttctgtactagtggTTACAGTATGAATCGTTATCACTgcactgacgttattatattatgtctttatgtgtccatcggtctgcgcagcggagtcaaacctttctacctttgaactggccctctcctaccaagcgcacagcactctttgtttgacagatgttttggtcatcagtcattataactgtgttgtgggtgttcatggagaaatactcaccggcacagtatcattgctcgtggccgggagagtgcagtgtctggcgggagagagaggcgctgctactgtaggagcagcggtggagtttgtgtggggaaaaagcagagactttggcaacaatcttttgtaaatcgtcttttttcctctccgctgcatggtgtagctgcgttctttgttgttttatttccctgcgacttttacttcgttttgcagctaatgtaccacacaatgacactcgctgtgggcagttcaactaattccgccgctgcgttaactttctctagctggtgtcgaactcgtctcgcgcatgTACGGTGCTAATGGGaaggtccactctaatctataatggggggattgccttcgtacagatgtaataacgtaaaacgttaacagggatatcccgactatttttatgattacttggggctctacgttgctgctgacatggcttattggttaagtccaccccttccttttgggggcccctggtagctcggggccccaggcgattgcctacctttgcctaatggtaagtccgcccctggtcACTTTTAGTCAACATTACAGTTGGCCAATATTAAAACGTTATTGTAAAATTGACtactattaaaatgtaatagtaTCTAAGCAAATGTGTAATTTATTTGAGACAGCGTTCGACGTCATATAGTTATGCCACTACAAACTTATACTTATCTCCAATGTTTTTTGATGTCCGTTCTAAATGCAAGTAGGTACTGCTCAGGGAATTGTCCTTTTTCATAATCCTCATATTGCCTGCAGTCCTGTGTTAGTGTATTTAGTACATCAAGGGTCTTCAATGGTGGCCTTGATATCTAGTGGTACTTGGTGGTACTGCAAAGAATTCTCAAATCGTTGTTGAatattgtttgaaaaatataccataaaaagtttataatatattatatcaaAACTTATTTAAAGTGAAAAACATAAATTCACATTAAAGCTTTGCATGCCAGGaatgattattttaatatcTTTGTTAAGTAAACATCATAAAGTATGCAAACCCATTCAAATATGATGTGTACATCTGATTTCTATAGGCTTTTCCAGTTGTCACTCCACAGCACAGACTGTAGAATGTATCTCCTAAAATGATCCTAGAATCTTTTAAGAAGAAATTACTAAATTTTTAAAGCGTGTCCTGCAGGGTTTTGCATTCTTGGACATATGGGGAAGTCTGTGTTGTTACTGACTGGCTGTTTGTGGgcaaaacattttgtcatttttcaagtcatttttatttttttcaagtcATTTTTATCAGCATCataaatttatattatttaaaaacaccatgaTATTATAAATGAGCTATTAGCATGTTAAACAACTCACaatctttaaatgtttaaaggaACTGTTAGACTTGGATATACTAATTATTACATTGAAATTATTactaattaattaattactcAGTGAAAATATTCAGTAATAGCTACATATGACAAACGTCTTTTACAAATAAtcataaaatgttcatatttaccCGTGAATTTAGAGGCCTGTTTTACTGGAATTACCGGGATACTGCCACTAGTGGGAGAAGTGGAGTCGCGAGTTCCTAATTTAACACCAACGAGAGACCCCGGCGCACGCCGCACGTTGATGACGTCGCCATATTAACGCTGACGCCGCTGCTTAGTAGGGGGTTGTTCGTGAACCACAGTATTCTGCAGCTTTAGCATATAATCACAATATCTCACCTTCTTTCAAAATGAGCACAATGTTTGCAGATACGATACTGATTGTGTTTATATCTATTTGTACAGCATTACTAGCGGAAGGTAAGTACGCTGTCGTTCATCGGCTTTACATGACATGAAGCAGCGACTGACTGCTGGGAAAATATACTTAGCACAGCAAATAGAGGACAGATTCATTAAGTAAGCtctttttaaagtgatagatAACATATTGCTTTTGTTTATGTACAGGAATTACATGGGTTCTGGTGTACCGCACAGACAAGTACAAGAGATTAAAGGCAGAGGTTGAAAAGCAAAGTAAAAAACGTAAGTATGAGTATTTGACCTTTGTTGAATTCAAGTGatcatattttgaaaatgtgcaACTTGTTTTAgtggagaaaaagaaagagacaaTTACAGAATCAGCTGGGCGTCAGCAAAAGAAAAAGATTGGTAAGACAGTAAAAGTATTTACTATTATTACGTGTATTTTTTACAATGTGGTCATTTAATGGTATAACTATGTTGTATTCAACAGAAAGACAAGAGGAGAAACTCAAGAACAATAACAGAGATCTGTCTATGGTATTGTAATGTTCAATTTGATGACATAACTAAGATTGTTTTTATCAATTTCAaagtaaatgttgtgtttatacatggtaaaagaaaaaatgttttttattaaatttattctTTTAATTCCAGGTACGGATGAAGTCAATGTTTGCCATTGGCTTTTGCTTCACAGCTTTGATGGGCATGTTCAACTCCATGTATGTAGGCTCATACATTTTACAGAGgagttttattataaatgtttagtaataacttttgatttttgatgtgaaatggccagttattttttacttgtgtgtATTTGTCATTACAGCTTTGATGGTCGTGTTGTGGCCAAACTTCCATTCCTCCCTTTGTCTTATATCCAAGGCCTCTCACACCGTAATCTCCTTGGTGAAGATTACACCGACTGTTCCTTCATCTTCCTCTACATCCTGTGCACCATGTCAATTAGACAAGTAAGGTCTAtctgttatttttatataaagtcCTTTTTTTAACTCAAGCTAAATAAGAAACTCAAAGGAAAAAAGCTTGCTGTTCATTGGTCCACAGACATATTGTCATTATGACCAAGTCATAATCTTGATCTCGGGATACTTGGGGATTTCAATATTTTCACTTAATCAAAATAATACAGATAATGAATAAGAGGACATGCAAGTATTATAAAGAGAAGAGCAAATATTTGGACAAAATAATGAACAGCTACTTGGAGACACTGGGAGGCATTttaattgaatgtttttttatgtttacttcCAACACAAATTCTATAAACGTTATTACTGTAGTTTATATTTCTCTATGTACTTTATTTCTGTGAGTCTGTATTTCAAATTCAGAGTGTTACGTAATAGCACATTATAGGATACCTTTATTTTGAAAGGAGCTTAAACCTTTGATGCTGTTAATTCAGCTTACTATAATGCATGTTTTAACTTTTACCTCTGATTACTTACACCTCAGAATATCCAGAAGATGCTGGGTCTTGCTCCCTCACGTGCCGCCACTAAACAGGCTGGAGGATTTTTAGGACCTCCTCCACAAGCTGCCAAGTTTTCCTGAACATTTGGAGACAGTGACATTCATACATAGAGGCTCTATACTGTAAAAGGATGAGAGTGTTAGTCAGGTTGTGCAGCTACACGTGCTGACTGCTGAAGTCATGTaacttcattttttgtttttgattgtttgttttgtttctatgTATAGGTTTTCAGTTATCATAAATGTATAAGTTAATATGTAGTCAAGTTTTTAACAGTAAAGTTCCTTGAGCAAAGGATGTAAATTCAGTCATCagcatttttgtaaatgtatatttgcatGTGTATCTATATTTGCAGATACTTCATTGCTCAAAGGGT
Above is a genomic segment from Triplophysa rosa linkage group LG17, Trosa_1v2, whole genome shotgun sequence containing:
- the tmco1 gene encoding calcium load-activated calcium channel; amino-acid sequence: MSTMFADTILIVFISICTALLAEGITWVLVYRTDKYKRLKAEVEKQSKKLEKKKETITESAGRQQKKKIERQEEKLKNNNRDLSMVRMKSMFAIGFCFTALMGMFNSIFDGRVVAKLPFLPLSYIQGLSHRNLLGEDYTDCSFIFLYILCTMSIRQNIQKMLGLAPSRAATKQAGGFLGPPPQAAKFS